Below is a genomic region from Gracilimonas sp..
GAAGTTTCATGCCCCTCTTGGAGGTGAAAACAAAAATGTCATCCTTCCCTTCTTGTTTTCTTAAAATATCAATAGCTTCAACACTCAAAGGAACATTGCGAATAGAAGATTTGGTCTTTGGCTCCCAAATTAACTCACCGTCTTCCATATATTTCTCAATCGATATTACTTTGTTCTCAAAATCAACGTTATCCCATTTAAGATGGATGAACTCCCCCAATCTTAATCCTGTAAGAACAAAAAATTTAAAGTAATCCGTATAGAACTTGTCTGAGCATTTCCAAACTTCCTGCAGCTCTGTTTTGGTGAAATACTGCACCTTTAATTTTGGATCCGGTTTTTTTGTTTTAATATCAGCTGAAATTTTTCTCTGCATATAACCCTTTCTAATAGCTGTATTTTCAACAGCTTTTAGAAAAACCAAAAGGTTATTTTTTCTATGGTCTGATTTTGTCCTGCTCTTTAAAGTGTCGGCTAATAACTGAAATTGTGCTTCAGAAATGGTGGCTACATCTTTAAAATGTTTTTCACCTACATCTTTAATAGCCTCAACAAGATGATACTTGTTCGCACGGTATTTTTTAAGCGTACTTTCTCTAACATTTCTTTTTTTAATCCCCATGTGAATTTCAATAGCCTGCGTTAGGCTAATACTTTTTCTTCCGGTCGTTATACCTGCCTGATTTAATAGCTCATCAATTTTTTTTGACCTGGCTTGATTTGCCTGGTTTTTTGTTACAAACCCAATCCTCTCTTTGTACCTCTCTCCGTTTAAATGGTAGTCCAAATAATAAGAATTACCCTTCTTTCTTTTATCGTATCGTAGTATTACATCTGGAATTTCTCTGCTCACAATATTTAATTTTTGAATCAAATATAGTGATCATGGTTACAATAATCATGAGATTTCGTCTTGTTTTCGTCTTGTTTTTATGAAGAGTAAAACAAAAAAGCCTGTAACATATTGTTTAATAATATATTACAAGCTTTTATTTTATTCTAAGTGGAGGTGCGGGGAGTCGAACCCCGGTCCGGGAAGGTAGACCTGTTAGCATCTACATGTGTAGGTACTGATTGGTAGTTCGGGTGAAGCCGAGCCCAGTACCTAAGCGACTTCAACCTATTCTGCTAAAGTTTCACGCAAACGCGACAGAAGGCACGCTTACGATATCCTGTCTTGTATGACGTCCGGGCTGGCAATGACAGGCACTTAACCAGCGGGACGGCTTAGCAGTTTATGCTGCTAAACGGTATGAGTAATTATTGTCAATTACTTTTGATCCATAATGAATGTTATTACGAGATTCATTGGACACTCTCGACACGCAACCAACGGTAATACTCAACCCGTCGAATCCAGAACACCCCCAATACGTCAATGAACTGCCTTGAAGATACGAAATTTTGAGCTCTTTATTGTAATCGATCCTCGTTAATCGTTATTGGTTATTTGTTATATTTGTTGCCTACTATTAACGAATAACCAATAACGAACAAATGAAATTTGGCAAGGTAGATAACCCCGGCGACATCGACTTCACCCTTCCTCCCGATCACCCTGATACCCTCAAAGTATTGAATCAAAAAGGCGGTGACGGATTTGACGCTTATGTAGGCTGCGCCAAGTGGAATAAGTCGGACCTGAAAGGATTTTATCCACGGG
It encodes:
- a CDS encoding site-specific integrase, which translates into the protein MSREIPDVILRYDKRKKGNSYYLDYHLNGERYKERIGFVTKNQANQARSKKIDELLNQAGITTGRKSISLTQAIEIHMGIKKRNVRESTLKKYRANKYHLVEAIKDVGEKHFKDVATISEAQFQLLADTLKSRTKSDHRKNNLLVFLKAVENTAIRKGYMQRKISADIKTKKPDPKLKVQYFTKTELQEVWKCSDKFYTDYFKFFVLTGLRLGEFIHLKWDNVDFENKVISIEKYMEDGELIWEPKTKSSIRNVPLSVEAIDILRKQEGKDDIFVFTSKRGMKLHPNTVYGAFKRAVGKAKVSEDKTIHTLRHTFASQLAQKGVELYKIGTYLGHSKSETTRIYAHLSPSDDAEVLGQIEV